In Nostoc sp. UHCC 0926, a single genomic region encodes these proteins:
- a CDS encoding DUF421 domain-containing protein, with product MEKWFFINWQSIFVPSISVLELIIRGSLVYLALFSVLRFLPSRQLGTLGISDLLVVVLFAEAAQNAMASNYTSITEGAILVGTVIFWSYLLNWLGYKIPQFQRFMNQPPLLLVKNGRMIQRHLQRELITDDELMSKLRQQGVEFLADVKFAYIEADGRISIITSNSKTSSVPEQKAALKSDLH from the coding sequence ATGGAAAAATGGTTTTTTATCAATTGGCAGTCAATCTTTGTTCCTAGCATTAGCGTCTTGGAGTTGATTATCCGTGGTTCGCTGGTATATTTAGCGCTATTTTCAGTCCTACGTTTCCTTCCTAGCCGACAATTAGGAACACTAGGAATAAGTGATTTACTAGTAGTTGTGCTATTTGCTGAAGCTGCCCAAAACGCTATGGCGAGTAATTATACATCGATTACTGAGGGCGCTATTCTGGTAGGAACTGTGATTTTTTGGAGCTATTTGCTGAACTGGTTAGGCTACAAAATACCCCAGTTCCAACGTTTTATGAATCAGCCACCGCTGCTACTGGTAAAAAATGGTCGGATGATTCAGCGTCATTTGCAACGAGAGTTAATTACAGATGATGAGTTAATGAGCAAGTTACGTCAGCAAGGTGTGGAATTTTTAGCAGATGTGAAGTTTGCATATATAGAGGCTGACGGTAGGATTAGTATCATTACCTCAAATTCAAAAACTAGTTCTGTCCCTGAGCAAAAAGCAGCACTAAAAAGTGATCTACATTAA
- a CDS encoding bacteriorhodopsin, translating to MVQTWLWIGVISMALGCAFFGVGAHNGKNERWKILYTLNFFICLIASGLYLAMALGQGVNIINDRPTYWVRFVTWFCSTPLLLLDLTFLGRTSLLITGSLLGANAYMLATGFLATVTPKPISYIWYIVSCGAYVAVFYLLVKPYRIEAERKHPRSKQAFRKLVTVHLVLWTLYPIVWILSPEGFNALGQGGETMGYTLLDIASKVGFGFLSLNTLRNLEEAGESVIQSELLYE from the coding sequence ATGGTTCAAACTTGGCTGTGGATTGGTGTCATCAGTATGGCACTAGGTTGTGCTTTTTTCGGAGTAGGCGCACACAATGGTAAAAACGAACGCTGGAAAATACTGTATACACTTAATTTTTTCATTTGCTTGATTGCTAGTGGGCTGTACTTAGCAATGGCACTCGGTCAAGGAGTTAACATCATCAATGATCGTCCAACTTATTGGGTGCGATTTGTCACTTGGTTTTGCTCAACGCCGCTGTTGTTGTTGGATCTGACTTTTTTGGGAAGAACGAGCCTGCTGATTACAGGTAGCTTATTAGGAGCAAATGCCTATATGCTTGCCACTGGCTTCCTCGCCACAGTTACACCCAAGCCGATCAGCTACATCTGGTATATTGTGAGTTGTGGTGCTTACGTTGCGGTTTTCTACTTATTAGTGAAGCCCTACCGGATTGAGGCAGAACGCAAACATCCCAGATCCAAGCAAGCATTCCGTAAGCTGGTGACTGTGCATCTGGTACTGTGGACACTCTATCCAATTGTATGGATTCTTAGTCCAGAAGGGTTTAACGCTCTTGGTCAAGGTGGGGAAACAATGGGTTATACGCTACTAGATATTGCCTCTAAAGTCGGGTTTGGTTTTCTATCATTAAATACCCTACGTAATTTAGAAGAGGCAGGAGAATCGGTTATTCAATCGGAACTGTTATATGAGTAA
- a CDS encoding type I restriction endonuclease: MAQTAAITEAITTLQDAENRFGFIRVEDEQFFSEWYEGLSEITEAEKASVDVVRRRYLYHRAGGDLLEGTVILLLVSPILALSGFYDPPFRIKAESSVELVLDDGEEILRGRIDVLVLQNQLWVMVLESKKTTLSVWSAVPQALAYMMANPNPSKPVFGMVTNGDDILFVKVTQTNTPQYDLSRVFAPFASVRELYAVLQILKRIGQLISPGF, encoded by the coding sequence ATGGCACAGACAGCAGCAATTACAGAAGCGATTACCACTCTTCAGGATGCAGAAAATCGATTCGGTTTTATTCGTGTTGAAGACGAGCAATTTTTCTCAGAGTGGTATGAGGGATTGTCTGAAATTACGGAAGCGGAAAAAGCCTCTGTGGATGTCGTGCGGCGCAGGTATCTCTATCACCGTGCCGGAGGTGATTTACTAGAAGGGACAGTCATATTGTTGTTGGTGTCACCAATACTTGCACTCTCTGGATTTTACGATCCTCCTTTCAGAATTAAGGCTGAATCATCCGTAGAACTAGTGTTGGATGATGGCGAGGAGATACTGCGCGGACGGATTGATGTTTTAGTGCTACAAAATCAGTTGTGGGTGATGGTGTTGGAGTCGAAAAAAACCACGCTGTCAGTTTGGTCGGCTGTACCGCAAGCCCTAGCTTATATGATGGCTAACCCTAACCCCAGTAAACCTGTGTTTGGGATGGTGACGAATGGAGACGATATTTTATTTGTTAAAGTGACGCAAACAAATACTCCACAGTACGATTTGTCAAGGGTCTTTGCTCCGTTTGCATCCGTGAGAGAACTGTATGCCGTTTTGCAAATTCTCAAGCGTATTGGTCAGTTAATTTCTCCTGGGTTTTAG
- a CDS encoding RNA-guided endonuclease InsQ/TnpB family protein, translated as MKTRYQYRFYPTDQQQQSLAQLFGCVRVVWNDALAFCKQSEKLSQRGLGGLPHQRLAVPGYSKLSAMLTQTKKTEERIWLSDVSSVPLQQSLRHLDVAYKNFFNSRNGKRKGIKVGAPRFKKKTNLQSAEFTKAAFSIKDEEVYLAKIGAIKPIWSRILPSEPSSVIVIKDCANRYLLSFVVEVEPNLVLAKNQSVGIDLGIKTFAVMSNGEKAESPDYSKLDRQVRKLQKKLARQQNDSQRRNNTRIRIAKLHNKIADIRRDFLHKLSTKIVNNNQVIVLEDLNVSGMVKNRRLSRVISLQGWREFRNLCETKSNKLNREFRTIKRWEPTSQICSDCGFRWGKVDLSIRSILCLSCGVEQDRDGNASKNIEKVGMGNRHDFKWTGREGKTISVAHPYEASRITAPSGR; from the coding sequence ATGAAAACAAGGTATCAATACAGATTTTACCCAACAGACCAACAGCAGCAGAGTTTAGCTCAGTTGTTTGGGTGTGTTCGTGTAGTCTGGAATGACGCTCTAGCTTTCTGCAAGCAGTCTGAAAAACTGAGCCAGCGCGGTCTTGGGGGTCTCCCCCATCAGCGACTGGCGGTGCCGGGGTATAGTAAGCTGTCTGCAATGCTTACCCAAACTAAAAAGACTGAGGAGAGAATTTGGTTGTCTGATGTTTCTTCAGTGCCATTGCAGCAATCTTTGAGACATTTAGACGTAGCTTACAAAAACTTTTTCAATTCTCGTAACGGGAAGAGAAAAGGCATCAAAGTTGGCGCACCAAGATTTAAGAAGAAAACTAATTTGCAATCTGCTGAATTTACCAAGGCAGCCTTTTCTATTAAAGATGAAGAGGTGTACCTTGCTAAAATTGGAGCAATTAAACCAATTTGGTCAAGAATTCTACCATCTGAACCTAGTTCAGTCATAGTAATTAAAGATTGTGCCAACCGTTACTTGTTAAGTTTTGTTGTAGAAGTTGAGCCAAATCTGGTTCTTGCCAAGAACCAAAGCGTAGGTATTGATTTAGGCATCAAAACTTTTGCTGTAATGAGTAATGGTGAAAAAGCTGAAAGTCCTGATTACTCAAAGCTAGATCGTCAGGTTCGGAAATTACAAAAAAAACTGGCTCGTCAACAGAATGACTCACAAAGAAGAAACAATACTCGCATAAGAATTGCTAAATTGCATAACAAAATTGCTGATATTAGAAGAGACTTTTTGCACAAACTATCAACTAAGATAGTTAACAATAATCAAGTAATTGTGCTAGAAGACTTAAATGTATCAGGCATGGTGAAAAATCGCAGACTATCTAGGGTAATTAGTTTGCAAGGGTGGCGAGAGTTTAGAAATCTTTGCGAGACTAAATCAAACAAATTAAACAGAGAGTTTCGCACAATTAAGAGATGGGAACCCACAAGTCAAATTTGTTCTGACTGTGGTTTTAGATGGGGTAAAGTTGACCTATCTATTCGCTCAATACTCTGCTTGAGTTGTGGGGTTGAACAGGATAGAGATGGAAATGCCAGCAAGAATATAGAAAAAGTCGGGATGGGGAATCGCCACGACTTTAAATGGACGGGGAGGGAAGGTAAGACTATTTCGGTAGCACATCCCTATGAAGCGTCAAGAATCACCGCACCTTCAGGTCGGTGA
- the tnpA gene encoding IS200/IS605 family transposase encodes MTSGLRKERHSVSDLKIHLVCVTKYRRKIFTGVGLELIHKSIVEVSQKMDFNILEFNGESDHIHVLLEYPPKLSISQIVNSLKGVSSRRYGQAGYPKPYGKDALWSPSYFVSSVGGAPLEVLKKYIQNQEKPSFYDGVLNPSF; translated from the coding sequence ATGACAAGTGGCTTGAGAAAAGAAAGACACAGCGTTTCAGACTTAAAAATACACTTGGTCTGCGTAACTAAATATCGGAGAAAAATATTTACCGGTGTCGGTCTTGAACTAATTCACAAGTCAATTGTAGAAGTCTCCCAAAAAATGGACTTTAATATCCTAGAATTTAATGGAGAGTCTGACCATATTCATGTTTTGTTAGAGTATCCCCCAAAGCTTTCTATTTCCCAAATTGTCAATTCACTAAAAGGGGTTTCTAGCCGTCGATATGGTCAAGCTGGATACCCAAAACCATACGGCAAAGACGCTCTTTGGAGTCCTAGCTACTTTGTATCTTCAGTAGGGGGAGCGCCACTTGAAGTTCTTAAAAAGTACATCCAGAATCAAGAAAAGCCGTCGTTCTACGACGGGGTTTTAAACCCAAGTTTCTGA
- the devC gene encoding ABC transporter permease DevC, whose product MIGFIQQLRRRTPLGWLQLSHEKGRFLVALSGIAFADVLMFMQLGFQNALFDSNTRLHASMQGDIMLVSPQARNLANMSTFPRRRLYQAMDMPGVKSTEAMYLNFIDWKNPQTHQETAVLVIGFNPDKQLFDLPEVNRNLDVIKLPDSVLFDSASRGDYTEVIAQIEQGKPVTTEIERRTITINGLFKVGASFIADGSLITSDQNFLRLFPRQQASSVSLGLIQLQPGYDPKQVANTLKSYLGKDVKVFTHDEFIAFERDYWQKNTAIGFIFSLGVTMGFLVGVIIVYQVLSTDVNAHMKEYATFKAMGYNNLYLLSVVFEEAVILAVLGFIPGAIVPLGLYHLTRNATNLPVYMTLARALTVLVLTMIMCLISGAIATRKLQSADPADMF is encoded by the coding sequence GTGATTGGATTTATCCAGCAACTGCGACGGCGGACGCCTTTAGGATGGCTGCAATTGAGTCATGAAAAAGGGCGTTTTTTGGTGGCATTGTCAGGTATTGCCTTTGCCGATGTTCTCATGTTCATGCAGTTAGGGTTTCAGAATGCCCTGTTTGACAGTAACACCAGGCTACATGCCAGTATGCAGGGAGACATCATGTTAGTTAGTCCCCAAGCTCGTAACCTGGCAAATATGTCTACATTTCCTCGGCGGCGACTGTATCAGGCAATGGATATGCCGGGGGTGAAGTCAACCGAAGCAATGTATCTCAACTTTATCGATTGGAAAAATCCCCAAACGCACCAGGAAACAGCGGTACTAGTTATAGGGTTCAATCCTGACAAGCAACTTTTTGACTTACCGGAAGTTAACCGCAACTTGGACGTGATTAAGTTACCAGATAGCGTCTTGTTTGACAGTGCTTCTAGAGGAGATTATACAGAAGTAATCGCCCAAATTGAACAGGGTAAACCCGTTACAACCGAAATAGAACGACGCACAATTACTATTAATGGCTTATTTAAGGTTGGAGCTTCTTTTATCGCAGATGGTAGCTTGATTACCAGCGATCAGAACTTTTTGCGATTATTTCCCAGACAACAGGCAAGCAGTGTAAGTTTAGGTTTGATTCAGCTACAACCAGGCTATGACCCAAAGCAAGTGGCAAACACCTTGAAATCTTACCTGGGTAAGGATGTCAAAGTTTTTACCCACGATGAATTTATCGCCTTTGAGAGAGACTATTGGCAGAAAAACACCGCCATCGGGTTTATTTTCAGTCTAGGTGTAACGATGGGATTTTTGGTAGGGGTAATTATCGTCTATCAAGTTCTTTCTACTGATGTGAATGCCCATATGAAGGAATATGCCACCTTCAAAGCAATGGGTTATAACAATCTTTACCTACTAAGTGTGGTGTTTGAAGAGGCAGTAATTCTGGCAGTACTGGGCTTTATCCCAGGAGCAATTGTGCCCTTGGGACTCTACCATTTGACTCGTAATGCGACGAATTTGCCTGTATATATGACCTTAGCACGAGCCTTGACAGTGTTAGTGCTGACTATGATTATGTGTTTAATTTCGGGTGCGATCGCCACTCGTAAATTACAGTCCGCCGACCCCGCAGATATGTTTTAA
- a CDS encoding high light inducible protein: MATQETRPSTDLPPVAASYNGVDRNAFLFGFTPQAEIWNGRLAAIGFLAYLLWDLAGYSVLRDVLHLIQH; this comes from the coding sequence ATGGCAACTCAAGAAACTCGGCCTTCTACTGATTTACCACCTGTTGCAGCATCATACAACGGCGTAGATCGAAATGCTTTTCTGTTTGGCTTTACTCCTCAAGCCGAAATTTGGAATGGTCGCTTGGCAGCTATTGGCTTTCTTGCCTATTTACTGTGGGACTTAGCCGGCTATAGCGTCCTGCGCGATGTGCTACACCTCATTCAACATTAG
- the purB gene encoding adenylosuccinate lyase, with protein sequence MIERYTLPEMANLWSETYKLKTWLQVEIAVCEAQAELGYIPSQAVEEIKAKADFDPDRVLEIEAVVRHDVIAFLTNVNEYVGDAGRYIHLGLTSSDVLDTALALQLVASLDILLQRLEDLIQVIRQKAQEHRHTVMAGRSHGIHAEPITFGFKLAGWLAEVLRHQERLRILHQTIAVGKISGAVGTYANVEPRVEAIACQKLGLKPDTASTQVISRDRHADYVQQLALVAASIERFAVEIRNLQKTDVLEVEEFFAKGQKGSSAMPHKRNPIRSERLTGMARLVRSHAGAALENVALWHERDISHSSVERVILPDACTLTHFMLIEITDLVKNLLVYPENMERNLNSYGGVVFSQKVLLALIDKGSSREDAYAIVQENAHAAWNKPEGNFQDLISKDRRVTQKLSPAELDVCFDPQQHLQHLEEVYQRLGI encoded by the coding sequence GTGATTGAGCGCTATACTTTGCCCGAAATGGCTAATCTGTGGAGTGAAACCTATAAACTAAAAACTTGGCTGCAAGTCGAAATTGCTGTTTGTGAGGCTCAAGCTGAACTGGGTTACATTCCATCTCAGGCGGTTGAGGAAATTAAAGCCAAGGCAGATTTTGACCCCGATAGGGTGCTGGAAATTGAGGCTGTAGTCCGCCACGATGTCATCGCTTTCTTGACAAATGTCAATGAATATGTGGGTGATGCCGGACGCTACATTCACCTGGGTTTAACCAGTTCAGATGTTTTGGATACAGCTTTAGCACTGCAATTGGTTGCCAGCCTGGATATATTATTGCAACGTCTGGAAGATTTGATTCAGGTAATTCGCCAAAAAGCACAAGAACATCGTCATACAGTGATGGCTGGTCGATCGCATGGTATTCACGCTGAACCGATTACTTTTGGTTTCAAGCTAGCTGGCTGGTTAGCAGAGGTGTTGCGACACCAAGAACGCTTGAGAATTCTTCACCAAACTATTGCCGTGGGTAAGATTTCTGGTGCGGTAGGAACCTATGCTAACGTTGAACCGCGTGTAGAAGCGATCGCTTGCCAAAAACTCGGACTCAAACCCGATACGGCCTCAACGCAAGTTATTTCCCGCGATCGCCACGCCGACTATGTGCAACAATTAGCTTTGGTAGCGGCATCCATCGAACGTTTTGCTGTAGAAATTCGCAATCTGCAAAAAACAGACGTTCTGGAAGTTGAAGAATTCTTCGCCAAAGGTCAAAAAGGTTCCTCAGCGATGCCACACAAGCGTAATCCCATCCGTTCGGAACGGCTGACGGGAATGGCACGACTCGTCAGAAGTCATGCAGGTGCAGCCTTGGAAAACGTGGCTCTCTGGCATGAAAGGGATATTTCCCACAGTTCTGTAGAACGGGTAATTTTGCCAGATGCTTGCACTTTGACGCATTTTATGTTGATAGAAATAACCGACTTGGTAAAAAACCTATTGGTCTATCCTGAAAACATGGAACGAAATCTCAACTCCTATGGCGGCGTTGTGTTCAGCCAAAAAGTGCTACTTGCCTTGATAGACAAGGGAAGCAGCCGTGAAGATGCTTATGCGATCGTTCAAGAAAACGCTCATGCTGCTTGGAATAAGCCAGAAGGTAATTTTCAGGACTTAATTAGCAAAGACCGGCGTGTTACCCAAAAGTTGTCTCCAGCAGAACTAGATGTATGTTTTGACCCCCAGCAGCATCTCCAACATTTAGAAGAGGTTTACCAGCGACTAGGTATTTAG
- a CDS encoding YifB family Mg chelatase-like AAA ATPase, translated as MLARVWSASIVGIDAVKVGVEVDVSGGLPGIVVLGLPDSAIQESRERVKATLKNAGFAFPMRKIVINLTPADLRKEGPCFDLPISVGILAASEQLSADLLGDYLFLGEVSLDGSLRPVAGVLPIAAAAQKMGIAGLVLPADNAQEAAVVQDLAVYGCKHLSDVVDLLNNPGRYKPVQMDGTTEIATVSYPGADLHDVKGQAHARRALEIAAAGGHNLIFVGPPGSGKTMLARRLPGILPPLSFAESLEVTRIHSVAGLLKNRGSLVRDRPFRSPHHSASGPSLVGGGSFPRPGEISLSHRGVLFLDELTEFKRDVLEFLRQPLEDGYVTISRTKLSVTFPAQFTLVASTNPCPCGYYGDTIQQCTCSPRQREQYWAKLSGPLMDRIDLQVAVNRLKPEEITQQLTGEASISVLQRVQQASDRAITRFQEESNLRCNAHMQSRHLQKWCKLDDASRSLLEVAIRKLGLSARASDRILKVGRTIADLAGDDQLKTNHVAEAIQYRTIDRMQ; from the coding sequence ATGCTTGCCAGAGTCTGGAGTGCATCAATTGTGGGCATCGATGCCGTCAAAGTAGGCGTGGAAGTCGATGTGTCAGGGGGATTACCGGGAATTGTTGTCTTAGGACTGCCAGATTCAGCGATTCAAGAATCAAGAGAAAGAGTCAAAGCAACGCTGAAGAATGCAGGTTTCGCCTTTCCCATGCGAAAAATTGTGATCAATTTAACTCCGGCAGATTTACGGAAAGAAGGCCCCTGTTTCGATTTGCCTATTAGTGTGGGAATTTTGGCGGCTTCTGAGCAACTTAGCGCTGATTTGTTGGGGGATTATTTATTCTTGGGCGAAGTCTCTCTGGATGGCAGTTTGCGTCCGGTGGCTGGTGTCTTACCGATCGCAGCAGCAGCCCAAAAAATGGGAATTGCAGGTTTAGTTCTCCCTGCTGATAATGCCCAAGAAGCGGCTGTAGTTCAAGATTTGGCTGTTTACGGCTGCAAACATCTGTCTGATGTGGTGGATCTTTTAAATAATCCAGGGCGTTACAAACCTGTGCAGATGGATGGCACAACGGAGATAGCAACAGTATCCTACCCTGGCGCGGATTTGCATGATGTGAAAGGACAAGCTCATGCGCGTCGTGCTCTAGAAATTGCTGCTGCTGGCGGGCATAATTTAATTTTTGTCGGGCCGCCTGGTAGTGGGAAAACCATGTTAGCCCGGCGCTTACCAGGAATTTTACCGCCCCTGAGTTTTGCCGAATCTTTAGAAGTAACTCGCATCCATTCCGTGGCTGGTTTATTGAAAAATCGCGGTTCCTTGGTACGCGATCGCCCCTTTCGCAGTCCCCACCACTCAGCATCCGGGCCTTCTCTGGTTGGTGGCGGTAGCTTTCCTCGTCCTGGGGAAATCTCATTATCTCACAGAGGTGTGCTTTTTCTGGATGAGTTGACAGAATTTAAGCGAGATGTATTGGAATTTCTGCGTCAACCTTTGGAAGATGGCTACGTCACGATTTCCCGTACCAAACTATCGGTAACGTTTCCCGCGCAGTTTACTTTGGTGGCGAGTACCAATCCTTGTCCATGCGGTTATTATGGCGATACCATCCAACAATGTACTTGTTCTCCCCGCCAGCGCGAGCAATATTGGGCAAAACTTTCTGGGCCGTTAATGGATCGAATTGATTTACAAGTTGCGGTGAATCGCTTAAAACCAGAAGAAATTACCCAACAACTTACGGGAGAAGCATCAATATCAGTGCTACAACGAGTGCAACAAGCAAGCGATCGCGCAATTACCCGCTTCCAAGAAGAATCAAATCTGCGCTGCAATGCCCACATGCAAAGTCGTCATCTCCAGAAATGGTGCAAGCTAGATGATGCTAGTCGCAGTTTATTAGAAGTAGCAATTAGAAAATTAGGTTTATCGGCAAGAGCGAGCGATCGCATTCTCAAAGTAGGGCGGACTATTGCAGATTTGGCGGGAGACGATCAGCTAAAAACCAATCATGTGGCGGAAGCAATTCAATATCGCACGATAGATAGGATGCAGTAG
- a CDS encoding YihY/virulence factor BrkB family protein, with protein sequence MNLQAIWKLLQETFKEWSDDKASRLAAALAYYTIFSIAPLLIIVIAIAGVVFGEDAARGQIVGQIQGLVGKDGAQFIQTAIQNANKPQTGAMASIISVVVLLVGATGLFTELQDSLNTIWEVKAKPGRGVNNMIRLRFLSFAMVIGIGFLLLVSLVISTGLAALVKYFGNILPGIDFLWRIVNFVLSFSITTALFGLIFKVLPDVKITWNDVFIGSVITSFLFSIGRFLLGQYLGNGSFGSTYGAAGSLVVLLAWVNYAAQILFFGAEFTQVYARRYGSGIVPTKDAIPLSDNTKDNGTNPTERSSTKKKPFSNLINRLFQSFKKPKRSKNRRKD encoded by the coding sequence ATGAATTTACAGGCGATTTGGAAGTTATTACAAGAGACATTCAAAGAATGGAGTGATGATAAAGCTTCACGGTTAGCGGCGGCGTTAGCTTACTACACAATTTTTTCCATTGCACCGTTGTTAATTATTGTAATTGCGATCGCAGGGGTAGTATTTGGAGAAGATGCAGCAAGGGGTCAAATCGTTGGACAAATTCAAGGTTTAGTTGGTAAAGATGGGGCACAATTTATCCAAACAGCTATTCAGAATGCTAACAAACCACAAACAGGAGCGATGGCTTCCATTATTAGTGTTGTAGTTCTGCTAGTGGGTGCTACTGGTTTATTTACCGAGTTGCAAGATTCCCTCAACACGATTTGGGAAGTGAAAGCGAAACCCGGACGCGGCGTAAATAACATGATTCGCCTACGCTTTTTGTCCTTTGCAATGGTGATCGGGATTGGCTTTTTACTTTTAGTTTCTCTGGTAATTAGTACGGGGTTAGCAGCATTAGTAAAATACTTTGGCAACATCCTACCCGGTATTGATTTCCTCTGGCGAATAGTTAACTTTGTTTTATCTTTTTCGATCACTACAGCACTATTTGGGTTAATTTTCAAAGTTCTGCCAGATGTTAAAATTACTTGGAATGATGTTTTTATTGGATCTGTTATTACCTCATTTTTGTTCTCTATCGGTAGGTTTTTATTAGGACAATATCTAGGTAATGGCAGTTTTGGTTCTACCTACGGTGCTGCCGGTTCACTGGTAGTGCTTTTAGCTTGGGTTAACTATGCTGCACAGATTCTTTTCTTCGGTGCAGAGTTTACCCAAGTTTATGCCAGAAGGTACGGAAGCGGTATAGTCCCAACAAAGGATGCCATACCTCTGTCTGATAACACCAAAGATAATGGCACGAATCCAACGGAGCGATCGTCCACTAAGAAAAAGCCTTTTTCTAACTTGATTAATCGTTTATTCCAGTCTTTTAAAAAGCCCAAACGCTCAAAAAATAGAAGAAAAGATTAG
- a CDS encoding DevA family ABC transporter ATP-binding protein — protein MLPVISVKNLDHYFGHGQLRKQVLFDINLDINAGEIIIMTGPSGSGKTTLLTLVGGLRSAQSGSLQVLEQELCGANARRLTQARRSNGYIFQAHNLHGSLSALQNVRMGLELHKNISQPEMKTRSAQMLEEVGLGERLNYYPDDLSGGQKQRVAIARALVGHPKIVLADEPTAALDSKSGRDVVNLMQKLAKEQDCTILLVTHDNRILDIADRIVYMEDGKLVNDHAVVAVS, from the coding sequence ATGCTTCCTGTTATCTCTGTCAAAAATCTTGACCACTACTTCGGTCATGGTCAACTTCGTAAGCAAGTTCTCTTTGATATTAATCTAGATATTAACGCCGGCGAAATTATTATTATGACTGGGCCTTCTGGTTCTGGTAAAACTACACTTCTCACCTTAGTCGGCGGCTTACGTTCTGCCCAATCTGGTAGTTTGCAGGTTTTGGAACAAGAACTCTGTGGCGCTAACGCCAGACGACTCACCCAGGCGCGACGCAGTAATGGTTATATTTTCCAAGCGCACAATCTGCACGGTAGCCTGAGTGCGTTGCAAAACGTCAGAATGGGCTTGGAATTGCACAAAAATATTTCGCAACCAGAAATGAAAACCAGGTCAGCCCAAATGTTAGAGGAGGTAGGATTAGGAGAGCGCCTGAATTATTATCCTGATGATTTATCTGGGGGACAAAAACAAAGAGTTGCGATCGCTCGTGCTCTAGTTGGTCATCCTAAAATTGTCTTAGCGGATGAACCCACCGCCGCCCTTGACAGTAAATCGGGACGAGATGTGGTCAACCTTATGCAAAAACTAGCTAAAGAACAGGATTGTACCATTCTCTTGGTTACTCATGACAATCGCATTCTAGATATTGCTGATCGCATCGTCTACATGGAAGATGGGAAGTTAGTAAATGACCATGCTGTTGTTGCAGTTAGTTAG